A section of the Zygosaccharomyces rouxii strain CBS732 chromosome B complete sequence genome encodes:
- the RRP8 gene encoding 25S rRNA (adenine645-N1)-methyltransferase (similar to uniprot|P38961 Saccharomyces cerevisiae YDR083W RRP8): MGLFKVDGWDLKTENVAYYDAKSAKGQEKKKEQKEKRKEQKKQQNELKNLKHQPEPAQEDVPQKKRKTKDSSSSSTSSVPAPKIERKLTPLQQKMMAKLTGSRFRWINEQLYTISSEDALKMIKEQPQLFDEYHDGFKSQVESWPENPVDVFVEEIRQRSKRPVNAPGGLPGLKNKQIVIADMGCGEAQLALDINKYFAQINKRSKPNHRKSHVVHSFDLKKANDLITVADIKNVPLPDNSCTIVVFCLALMGTNFLDFIKEAYRLLAPRGELWIAEIKSRFADGKGEEFVEALKLLGFFHKKTDNENKMFTRFEFFKPPQEIIEERRAKLERKHKFIETENEREALEDKRLKESEGKWLLKPCIYKRR; this comes from the coding sequence ATGGGGTTGTTCAAAGTTGATGGCTGGGACCTAAAGACTGAAAATGTGGCTTACTACGATGCCAAATCTGCCAAGGgccaagagaagaagaaagagcaGAAGGAAAAACGTAAAGAGCAGAAGAAACAgcaaaatgaattgaaaaatttgaagcaTCAGCCTGAACCTGCTCAAGAAGATGTTCcacagaagaagagaaagactAAAGATTCTTCCAGTAGCTCTACTAGCAGTGTACCTGCTCCGAAAATTGAGAGAAAGTTGACTCCGTTGCAACAAAAAATGATGGCTAAACTAACTGGATCCAGATTTAGGTGGATCAATGAACAATTGTACACTATAAGTTCAGAGGATGCGCTAAAAATGATCAAAGAGCAACCTCAGCTATTTGACGAATACCATGATGGGTTCAAATCACAAGTGGAATCATGGCCTGAAAATCCTGTAGATGTATTTGTAGAAGAGATACGTCAAAGATCGAAAAGACCTGTCAATGCTCCAGGTGGACTACCAGGTTTAAAAAATAAGCAGATTGTCATTGCCGATATGGGGTGTGGAGAAGCCCAATTGGCTCTTGATATTAACAAATATTTTGCTCAAATTAATAAGAGGTCTAAGCCAAATCACCGAAAATCCCATGTGGTTCACAGTTTTGATCTAAAGAAGGCCAATGACCTAATTACCGTGGCAGATATAAAAAACGTACCGTTACCGGATAATTCATGTACGATTGTCGTTTTCTGTCTAGCTCTAATGGGGACTAACTTTCTAGATTTTATTAAAGAAGCCTATAGGCTCTTAGCACCAAGAGGTGAATTGTGGATTGCAGAGATTAAATCGAGATTTGCAGATGGGAAAGGTGAAGAATTCGTTGAAGCATTAAAACTGTTAGGATTTTTCCACAAGAAAACcgataatgaaaataaaatgtttACCAGGtttgaattctttaaaCCTCCACAGGAAATTATCGAGGAAAGAAGGGCTAAATTAGAAAGAAAGCATAAATTTATAGAGACAGAAAATGAAAGGGAAGCTTTAGAGGATAAGAGACTAAAGGAATCTGAAGGTAAATGGTTATTAAAACCTTGTATCTATAAGAGAAGGTAA